A stretch of the Halococcus hamelinensis 100A6 genome encodes the following:
- a CDS encoding PLP-dependent cysteine synthase family protein, whose translation MDDSILDAIGSPLVRVASPPGTTVAAKVESKNPGGSAKDRPAAAMVKAAEEAGLLEPGDHIVEPTSGNTGIGLAVVAAVRGYDCTIVMPASKSEERQRVMAAYGAELELVDGEMTEAKDRADELEAGKGMVQLRQFENPANAQAHYDTTGPEILDQVGDRTVDALVAAVGTGGTITGIGRRLREEFPEMTVVAVEPETNAVLSTGEAGTDEFEGMGPGFVSDILDRDLIDSVETVDLEESEAECRRLAREEGILVGQSSGASNLVARRVASRLADDASPATELQTDGGAGADTGDTDDPLVVTVFWDSGERYMSTGMFD comes from the coding sequence ATGGACGACAGCATCCTCGACGCCATCGGATCACCCCTCGTGCGGGTCGCCTCGCCGCCGGGGACGACCGTCGCCGCGAAGGTCGAATCCAAGAACCCCGGCGGGTCGGCGAAGGACCGTCCGGCGGCCGCGATGGTGAAGGCCGCGGAGGAAGCGGGGTTGCTCGAACCCGGCGACCACATCGTCGAACCGACCAGCGGCAACACCGGCATCGGGCTGGCGGTGGTCGCGGCCGTCCGGGGCTACGACTGCACCATCGTGATGCCCGCCTCGAAGTCCGAGGAGCGCCAGCGCGTCATGGCGGCCTACGGCGCGGAGCTCGAACTCGTCGACGGCGAGATGACCGAGGCGAAGGATCGCGCCGACGAACTCGAAGCGGGGAAGGGGATGGTCCAACTCCGGCAGTTCGAGAACCCGGCGAACGCGCAGGCCCACTACGACACAACCGGGCCGGAGATCCTCGACCAGGTCGGGGACCGGACCGTCGACGCGCTCGTCGCAGCCGTGGGGACGGGAGGCACCATCACCGGCATCGGGCGGCGGCTCCGCGAGGAATTCCCCGAAATGACCGTGGTCGCGGTCGAACCAGAGACCAACGCGGTGCTCTCGACCGGCGAGGCCGGCACCGACGAGTTCGAGGGGATGGGGCCAGGGTTCGTGAGCGACATCCTCGACCGCGACCTCATCGACTCGGTCGAGACCGTCGACCTCGAGGAGAGCGAAGCCGAATGCCGACGTCTCGCGCGCGAGGAAGGGATCTTGGTGGGCCAGTCCAGCGGCGCGTCGAACCTCGTCGCCCGCCGGGTCGCGAGCCGACTGGCCGACGACGCATCGCCAGCGACCGAACTCCAAACCGACGGCGGGGCGGGAGCCGACACTGGCGACACCGACGACCCGCTCGTCGTCACCGTCTTCTGGGACAGCGGCGAGCGGTACATGTCGACCGGGATGTTCGACTGA